In a genomic window of Narcine bancroftii isolate sNarBan1 chromosome 7, sNarBan1.hap1, whole genome shotgun sequence:
- the psmg1 gene encoding proteasome assembly chaperone 1 isoform X2, with amino-acid sequence MATFFGEVVSTFSRAVDEDEGEEDEEIRRQLAGRRDVSIQWSSETRTTGSAVSPNFPCSAFLIAVGANAVGFLNSFVQCCGSWEVIGAISLWDDQVKGKDTSGQQFPADSSCLLYRLTSNPMILTCQCNCIVAEDQLFQWAEKVFENIQTRNLNVIVLSSSSVTEYKSSRSIPSIPVPFLRALKTNALQETPHCQLLEQPNVISGLSAAVLTYCQVRQIPAVLYHCYSDITELDTLTIEAFKPVLACKSLNSIVKDTSRSAEILKQLVNANNVQSNLYT; translated from the exons ATGGCCACGTTTTTCGGGGAGGTTGTCTCCACCTTCTCCCGGGCGGTGGacgaggacgagggggaggaagACGAAGAGATCAGAAGGCAGCTAGCCGGACGCAG AGATGTTTCCATCCAGTGGAGCTCAGAGACCAGGACAACTGGAAGTGCAGTCAGCCCGAACTTCCCCTGCTCAGCTTTTCTCATTGCTGTTGGGGCCAATGCTGTTG GGTTTCTGAACTCTTTCGTACAGTGCTGTGGGAGCTGGGAAGTTATTGGAGCAATCTCTCTGTGGGATGATCAAGTTAAGGGAAAAGATACCTCCGGTCAGCAGTTTCCTGCAGATTCATCGTGTCTTCTTTACCGACTGACATCCAACCCGATG ATTCTGACCTGCCAGTGTAATTGCATCGTGGCTGAGGATCAACTCTTCCAGTGGGCCGAGAAG GTTTTTGAAAATATCCAGACAAGGAACCTAAATGTCATAGTTTTATCAAGTTCTTCCGTTACGGAATATAAATCATCCAGGTCCATTCCTAGTATCCCTGTACCTTTCCTTCGGGCTCTGAAGACAAATGCATTGCAGGAGACTCCCCACTGCCAATTACTAGAGCAGCCCAACGTAATTTCCGGGCTTTCTGCAGCAG TTCTGACCTACTGTCAGGTTCGACAGATACCCGCTGTACTCTACCATTGCTACAGTGACATTACTGAATTAGATACTTTGACAATAGAAGCCTTTAAACCAGTGCTTGCATGCAAGAGCTTGAATTCCATTGTAAAG GATACTTCACGAAGTgcagaaatattgaagcagttaGTTAATGCCAACAATGTCCAAAGTAATCTATATACGTGA
- the psmg1 gene encoding proteasome assembly chaperone 1 isoform X1, whose product MATFFGEVVSTFSRAVDEDEGEEDEEIRRQLAGRRDVSIQWSSETRTTGSAVSPNFPCSAFLIAVGANAVGFLNSFVQCCGSWEVIGAISLWDDQVKGKDTSGQQFPADSSCLLYRLTSNPMILTCQCNCIVAEDQLFQWAEKVFENIQTRNLNVIVLSSSSVTEYKSSRSIPSIPVPFLRALKTNALQETPHCQLLEQPNVISGLSAAVLTYCQVRQIPAVLYHCYSDITELDTLTIEAFKPVLACKSLNSIVKESKEDNTRIFLNFFASLQDTSRSAEILKQLVNANNVQSNLYT is encoded by the exons ATGGCCACGTTTTTCGGGGAGGTTGTCTCCACCTTCTCCCGGGCGGTGGacgaggacgagggggaggaagACGAAGAGATCAGAAGGCAGCTAGCCGGACGCAG AGATGTTTCCATCCAGTGGAGCTCAGAGACCAGGACAACTGGAAGTGCAGTCAGCCCGAACTTCCCCTGCTCAGCTTTTCTCATTGCTGTTGGGGCCAATGCTGTTG GGTTTCTGAACTCTTTCGTACAGTGCTGTGGGAGCTGGGAAGTTATTGGAGCAATCTCTCTGTGGGATGATCAAGTTAAGGGAAAAGATACCTCCGGTCAGCAGTTTCCTGCAGATTCATCGTGTCTTCTTTACCGACTGACATCCAACCCGATG ATTCTGACCTGCCAGTGTAATTGCATCGTGGCTGAGGATCAACTCTTCCAGTGGGCCGAGAAG GTTTTTGAAAATATCCAGACAAGGAACCTAAATGTCATAGTTTTATCAAGTTCTTCCGTTACGGAATATAAATCATCCAGGTCCATTCCTAGTATCCCTGTACCTTTCCTTCGGGCTCTGAAGACAAATGCATTGCAGGAGACTCCCCACTGCCAATTACTAGAGCAGCCCAACGTAATTTCCGGGCTTTCTGCAGCAG TTCTGACCTACTGTCAGGTTCGACAGATACCCGCTGTACTCTACCATTGCTACAGTGACATTACTGAATTAGATACTTTGACAATAGAAGCCTTTAAACCAGTGCTTGCATGCAAGAGCTTGAATTCCATTGTAAAG GAATCAAAAGAGGATAACACaagaatatttttgaatttttttgctTCCTTGCAGGATACTTCACGAAGTgcagaaatattgaagcagttaGTTAATGCCAACAATGTCCAAAGTAATCTATATACGTGA